The genomic window TTTCAGTATCTAAAAGACATACCTACTACATGCAAACTCACAGTcattgatctggatccagatgagACTGGTGTGTGGTGTGATGTGTGATCTCGGCATATCATTGTATAATATTTGTCCATATTAAATCACAAAGaccaaagaaataaataaataatcaacttgacttgttcaagtttgattgaagaagtttcacctctcatccaagaggcttcttcagttctgagagacttgtagagagtttagatacttaaactcctgttggagcaggaaataaagaatggaccgaaaccaccaaggcaatcagccTCCCCAGGggtattagcatttcctttatgagtGCTAATGCTCCCCGGAAGTCATGAAACCTCCAGTTtgaactggagaaaccatccctgaccagaggaggaggattaagacaccatctattagcaacatacaatgctgtattgacctctgtccacaaattccacaaccccccccccccccagccacacccgGATGCATCTCAgcataacagctcacctgagggtgggggtggggggcagcaACCCTTCACCTTACGGATGCTAATACTTCTggggacacagggagaacatacaaactccacacagataggattttaatacggtaccttcttgctgtaaggtgacagcgctaaccacttcGCCACTGTGCCATCCACATTTACATTGTGGTTAAAATATTTTGGTGGCTTGtagccaacaacaacaaatataatataataaggacataaaaaatgacattgaggatgatgatgattgttATTATAAACTTTATTCATGACACACTTATTAAAAGCACAGCTTTATGCAAATAATTAAACCCAGCATATACATGTGTTATGTTAACGGTCAAATCATGTTGCCATATTTGATAGCCTTTTTAAAGAGGTAAGTTTGAGATGTGATTTTAAAGATGTTACCGTTTCTGCAAGTTCCATCTTCAGGCAGGGAGTTCCGGAGGGTCATATGTTGCATGTCATCaattataataatagtaataccTCAAGAGACTATAATTTACAGGTTGggtaaaaaaacattcaaggcTTGAAATCTTCTCAAAATGAGCAGGTGTATTTAAGCAGTCACACAGACATTTTAGAAACAGGAAACGAATGACTAATATTTATAGGGTTGGAGGTTTTACTGAACAATGCTTTCGCCAGATTGTCTGTAACTATCATCACAGCAGAATACAGCTGGGCATGTCCATGAAAGAATAAAATTGCCTGCAATTAGACTGTAAGTTGCACTGGCGAACTGCTGCAAGGCGTGGCGAACAAATGAGAACAATAGACAAAAGGTTAATGTGCAATTGTGACAACACTCTCCCTCTTGCTCATCCAgtcttgtctgtgttttttttttaatactgttTTCCTGTTCAGACTCTTGGCAGGCAGTGACGGATTTAACAGTTAATCGTGCTGTTTTGGAGCAACTCAGCTTTAAAAATTTACGGTGCATGAAGTATTAATTCCATAGCGCTTCAGTCAGACTCTGTGGAAACATGACTTCAGTCTGACAAATGTGGAATGGGACAGCATTCAGGTGACAGTCTGGCTGTGGTGGGAATGAAACAGGAACTAACTACTATGCATTGTTGTTGTCCCAGCTGTCTGAAAACAAAGCGATTATTCATGCTTTGAAATGGACATCGGGACAATTGTACATGCAGGAAAAGGGAGTGGTTGCTTAATAAGACCTGCGTGTGGTGACAGACTCTAGGCGGGGCACGGCTCAGGTTGTTGCTATGTTATTGAACTGAACAAGActcacctgttacacatctcacctaatcagctcctgcctctctgaaAAGGTTTCTGTTTCCCCAGTATTTTCACGCTCTCCTGTTCTATGTGTTGTCCTGTATTCTAAattacctgaggaaacagatccagtcgAAATCGGTCTCCACAAAGGATGTTCTGTTTCtactggcctttaccaagacactgtggaattagtagtggacaaacggatttgttgtatcttcaaaagctctggatctatagatccagaagaatccacctttactgaaagtgtgcttgtTTTGAGTATgttctaaactaataataattcCAATTGTTCAAGGTTTGTTTTCAAGGTTATGGAATCtaaaaacaaagataaaataaatgtaggaacATTTTATGGGGGTGTTAATCACAGTAGAGGGAAAGTGTGCTTGGTTTGAGTatcttctaaactaataatgattcCAATTGttcaaggtttgttttcatggttatgGAATCtaaaaacaaagataaaataaatgtagaaacATTTTATGGGGGTGTTAATCACAGTAGAGGgaaactgagctgcttggcggaggcctgcaTTCTCCAACCGCTTTTCTAGTTTGCGCTGACGGCATTCAAAGTTTTTATTGTCAGAAACATTTTCATAGTTCAATaacatattttttaaagcaaCCAGAAAACCCGCTCCCACAATGGGACAGAACAATACGCAAAGAAGAACAATACTCTTTGTCAGTAGAGATTGACAGCACACAGCTCATAAGGAGAAGGATGGAGCACGACACCTGCAACTGGTGTGAGATCCATTTCATCCTCTGTGACTCCAGGCGGAGGAGTGAAACGAAATTGCTGAAGaagggaggtgaggaagaggaagagttcCATTCTGGCCAGACCCTCTCCAAGACAGACCCTACGTCCTGCAAGGACAAAGACttgtaacaaaataaactggATCTTATCCTTACAAGTTAAAATCTGACCGAATGAAGTTGTTGGTACCTGCAGAAAAGGGCAAGAAGGCATCTTTTCTGATGAGTTTACCATCCTTATCTAGGAAGCGTGAAGGGTTGAAGGTGTGTGGGTTCTCCCATTCACTCTCATCGAACAGGACAGATGTAAGTAGTGGAAATACAGTAGTCCCCTGGGAGCACAGGAACAACTTTAGTTGCGTCACGGAAATTCTTGGGAcacttttttcactttttcaattgtaataaagcattttattaaCGTGAATGTATTGCATTAATTATCATGGCTGAAGGGGAGGGTAGACATGCTTTGTCCAGATGAGTAGGAATGGGATCTAATTTGGTCAGTTTCTATTGTTTTTACTAACAATTCATTAACATAAGCACTGCAAGCACTATACTGATTGGTGCAATGCAATGGGTAACTGACCTTTTTGATGAAGTATCCCTGGAAGGTGACGTCtcggctggttctgtgaggaacAGCCATGGGGATAATGTTGGCAAATCGATGAATCTCATGGAGAACAGCGTCAGTGTAGGGCATGTATTTCCTGTCCCACACTCGTACCTGACGCCTCCCTACCACCCttctcagctcctcctgcacctgGTCTAGATTCAGGGTAAAAATGGAATTCAATCGGATAAAAATGTGGTTACGTTCACTTAAATTCCTTGTGAGAACTGCTCACACAATCAATAATGTGCACTTGCATTTTCACCTTGTATACGAGGATATTTTGCCATCAAAAGTAGACTCcacttaattttattttctgcagtgaTAGTTCCAGTCTGAAACAGATTCCTCACACAGTGGACCAGGCTTACATCATTATATTGTGAATGCCTGATTTCAGATTCCTGGGATAAAATGAAGGAACGATTAATGGTTTTGTTGCCCTTTGGATATAACTGACTGGAGTTGACTGACACCTCACCTCCAGTTTAGACCGATGAATCAGGAACTCGTCAACATAACATCTGGTTTTCCCAGGGATCAGAgtctccttcagatctgctatGATACGTTCTGATTCCTCTTTCTTTATCTCAGCACCCTTCACCAAATCCCTCCGGTTTTTAATAAAAGGGCCCAGCCAAGGAAATATGTTGTACATCTGTAATGGAGCACAGTACAAGCATTTTAATTATTGAAGATTTTAGCATGTCATTTGTTTGAGCTAGGAAATCTTGAGCTCCTTGTGCCTCCAGGTGGCGTGGTGTTcggcagcggagaggaaaaccctgcagagagtgatcaacacagcccggaagatcaccggctgctctctgcccccccctggattGTATCGccagctctcgctacctcagcagagctgcaAACATTGCCAGAGACTCCTCACACCCAGGACAcaacttgttcaacctgttgccctcgggCCGGCGcgacaggttgcacaagagcaggactaACAGACTCAGTGACAGTTTTTTCCcagagagccatcagcgctctgaacaacaaccagCACTAAACAACAAAACTACTCATCATGTGCAATTTGTAATGTGAAGGTAAACAATGTGTTGCAAATTAAGTGCAATACCGCCATCTCCCCGACCTCATGTGAAATAACTAATGTATGCAACTACTAAATGCAAAGCACTggacaatctatctgcatgcaTTGTTTACAACTTTAAATTCGTGTTGTTGTCTTCtactattatttgtattttatgttgtacctaagcaccaaatggagcagcactcctaatctcgttgtatatccactatgcaatgacaataaaggctttctatctatctatctatctaccgtATTTAATCAGTGCTTTtatgaaatattattatttaaagtaaataaaaagaagaatccCTTCAATTGGTAATATATGTTATATATTCTATTAGGGGAGCAACGCTACACAAAATTCACAGATCTGTTCGGTACGTTTTTcgatacaaaaaaaacacatttccatgcCTTATTTTTACCACCATTTGTTTCAACTCAAAGCAGCAGCTTATatgctacattttgtttttgtctacgTTTGCACTGTGTCTCCATCActccctctctttgtgtttgactctcctcctacctgtccttgattctgtctctctcgctctgtcattgtctctctgtttttctctctctctttctcattctcatcCCAACCGGTGACGACAGCTAACCACCCattatgagtcttaggttctgtccaaggtttctgcctggtaaagggaagtttttccttgttTCCGTCGTAAAGTGCCTtaagataactttctgttatgatcaggcgctatataaataatattgaattgaattgatacTATGCACAACAATGTAAAATTATCATTCTGTACCTGAATGGAAGTAGATTTGAGATGAGAGATGCTCAGGAGATCTTGGTCCACCATAGCCTGTAAGACTGGATCTGTGTATTCATACCTTCGTCCAAAAGTGAGCGCTGATATAATATTTATAGCAGCACAAGCCAGCGTCCGGCTGTTGTCAAAGGCTTTACCTGACAGAAAAGGAACGATGGTTAGAAAGTATAAAGCATCTGCGCAACAGTTCTTTATCGATGACGATTGTACCGTTGTATTGCTGAAAGCTTTTAATGAGTTGGTGACATTCCTCAATGATTTTTTCTTCGGTGAGGCCTTTGGTCTCCAAACTTCTCAGTGCAGTCAAAGCAAAAGGCTTCATTTCTTGCCATGTGATGCCGTTGCTAAAAACTATACCTGGAAATAAAAATTGGTTTGCTggtttatatattaaaaaacaacaaccccgcccccccacaaaacaaaaatgttttcttacCATATCCTTTATTGATGTCATTGAATATAGGAGAGACACTCCTTTCTCCGAAATCCTCATCCTGATCAACCAGAGCCTGTTTGACTGTCTTGTATCCTGCAAGCACCACCACCTTCTTTGATCCAAAGTAGACCGTGAAAACGGATCCATATTTTTTGGACAGCTGAAAAGATGAAGGCAGGTATGTTTGAGACGGATATTTGCTGATTAGAAGTGCAACTTACTCCTGAAAAGTATTGAAAAAGCACTGACGAGGCGAGCGATATAACCAACAAAAGACAAGCTATTTGTTTTCTATTAATGGAATGGAAATAATAACATTACTcaaaactaaaacacatttctcaCATTGAGAAGCGAGATGTCGAGTCTTTTGAAATCCAACTGGAGCAAGTTTCCAAGCAGGGGGAGAGGTTTGGGTCCTGGAGGCGCTCTTGTGTTTTCCTTGGAGCAGAAGGCGGAGTAAACAAGGTGCAGGCCCAGCAGGACCCCAGCGACCACCAGCAGAGAGACCGAGGTGGACGACTGGAGAAGATCTTCAAACATGATGACCTGGAAGCTGACGGCTTTTGGAACAACAAATGCTCACAGTGTGAACATGCTCCACAGTGAAATGCAAGAATGTCTGCAGGTCGTTAAAACCTCCCGGGTGAGTTTGCAAACCACAGTCCcgccttcttcttttttcttttcaaaacacACAGTTCAACTGTTCTGTTGGCAGTAAATCCACTCACAGTATCAACATAacgccttcctctcctcctcttattGCATCACAGCTCCACAGACAAAGCTGAATACCACAAACGTGAAGAAGCAAGTTCTGTCGAGTGTAAACCGACACGGAAACGGAGGAGCGTCCCGTACGTACCATTTGAGTGTGGCAGCCTGAGGTAGTTACTCGCACTCCTTGAAACACTCCTACGTCTGACCGTTGTTTTTGCTACAGGCGTGGCAGATTCTTGCAAATGGAATTATTCTCAGTACAAAcctcagtataataataataataataataataataataatatcattaaaacctttatttacatGGCAGTGATTACAGTTGTTCGAATTAATGTCACCAGCGGCAGAAAAGTATAAAAGTGAGTGATCAGGAAACGACAATTGTCAGCTTTCCATTGAAGGTAGtcgggagaagaagaaatagcTCCCAGCGACCACCTGGAGCAGTTATAGTTTCTTAGAAGAATTTTGGATGCCAATATATTCTTTGAggcttaaatacatttataaaactGAAGTTAAACTATTTGAGTTTTGGTTTTATATAATTTCTCCTCTGAGATTTTGTTCACTTTTTCTCAGTTTATCCAAAGTTTTTATAATTTTTAATCAAACGATTCTTCCCTGAAgccttttttccaatatttccAGAAGCCTAAAAGGGGTGGAATAAATTTGTCAAATTTAAAATGGTTCTTATAGGTTGCTCGAGCCAATGATTTTAACACATCCTTGAGACCTACTGTCCAGGTCACTGAATATATTCCTAGCCATTCACCAGGTGCACAGATCACAGAGGAGAGCTGCCGATAACGGGCGTGGCTGGAGAGGTATGCGGCAAAGTGGCTATTCTGCTGCATGCTTCACCAGGGGTTGACAGGGTGGACGTTCCGGATGGTGTGGCAGTGAGTGCTATAGGCGAGTCTCCTCAACACCAGCTTACATAGTCGAGGACCGGACGGACCCCCTTGGAGGAGAGCTGGGCCGATCTCCTTTATTCCACCGGAGTGGGCAATATAAAATGTCTGAGATCTAACAGCTGTCAACCACACCCAACCCTTTGTGCTCATGCTTCAACCTGTTCAACCATCAATCTGCCAAGTCTTAGCCAAACCCAGTCTTCCATAAATTATACTATTAATTTTGTCTTTGAGTCTTTTTGCTACATCAGAACATAACAACGTTTATCAAAATACAGTTGCCAATACAGATTAGGATAGAACACCGAACTCAAAGTGATTGGCAAAAGCTGCAGAGCCGATGTTATGTctgatcatctttttttttttccctactTGTCTGCATCACGTACAAAAAAGTGAAGAGTAGACAGTGTGCTGAGGAGAAaatgcaatggatttatttttgctccttgtttcaccccctttcatccaaccacaATTCTAAGAGCCATCCCTAATCACCAGATTACAGCAGTTCTCTGACAACAGCACACAGCTCATGAGGAGAAGTGCAGAATGTTAAACCTGCAACTGGTGTGAGATCCAGTTCATCCTCTGTAACTCCAGGTGGAGGAGTGAAACGAAATCGCTGAAggagggaggtgaagaagaggaagagttcCATTCTGGCCAGACCCTCTCCAAGACAGACCCTACGTCCTGCAAGGACAAAGACttgtaacaaaataaactggATCTTATCCTTACAAGTTAAAATCTGATCTAATGAAGTTTTTGGTACCTGCAGAAAAGGGCAAGAAGGCATCTCTTCTGATAAATCTACCCTCCTTATCCAGGAAGTGTGAAGGGTTGAAGGTGTGTGGGCTCTCCCATTCACTCTCATCGAACAGGACAGATGAAAGTAGAACAACAACAGACGTCCCCTGGAAGCACAGGGAAAATGTAATGTATTAAATATTGGAaccaaaagacacacacacacacacacacacacacacacacacatatgttgcTATGAACAACTTGCCTTTTTGATGAAGTATCCCTGGAAGGTGACGTCCTGGCTTGTTCTATGAGGAATAGCTAATGGAGCAATGTTGGCGAATCGCTGTGCCTCGTGGATTACAGCGTCAGTGTAAGGCAGGTATTTCCTGTCCTCCACTCGGACCTGACGGCTTCCAATCACCCTGATCAGCTCCTCCTGGACCTGGTCTAGATGTGGGTGACAATGGAACTCAATCTGATAAAAATGCAGTGCACTTTAACCCAAATTCCTTGTGAGATTTGCTTGCTCAGATTAGCATGATGCTTTCTCACCTTGTACATGAGGGTATTTTGCCATGTAAAGCAGACTCCACTGAagtgtgtttgctgtggtgtcaGTTCCAGCAGCAAACAGTTGCATCACAATATTGACCATGTTCTCTTCATGATATTGTGAGTCCTTGATTTCAGACTTCtagtataaaataaataaatacatgtagtaaatgattcatgttttgtACAACAAGCTGTGAAGAGCATTAACTGGAGTTGGGGCGTCTCACCTCCAGTTTTAATTTATGAATCAAGAATGCATCaatgaaacatctgcacatctCAGGGTTCAGActctccttcagatctgctatGATgcgtttttgtttctctctgttttcttcAGAATTCTTCATTGTAACCCTCCAATTCTTGAGAAAACGGCCCAGCCATGGAAACATGTTGTACATCTATAACGCACAGTGCAAACAAGAAAGGTAATGCAAGGCGTAACATAATTATTAGTCATTAAGCCTTGTGCCATCATGTTGgtggtttttttccccttgtattattttatgctttcatgtgttgcattatttcctgtgttccttgtctgacctctttccctctcgttgtcacaccttcCCCaattgtcacacctgctcctcattcccttcatcACCCTGCCTTCTTATTCCTTCCTCTGTTCGCAGTCCTCTGCCAGTTCGTTGAACCTCACAGTCACATTCCACACTTTTTGCCCAACACacctttgttgttattttgttgtgttaGTGGGTTTTTTCTATTGCGCTGCATTTTCCAGGATGAGGGAAAACTGTTCAAGGCAATACTTATACAGAGATCAGGGCTTCACTTCTATCAGTGGTGATGATCTATAATTTCAACTGCCGTCACTGGTTTGATCCTTTTGGTCAAAATGTGCTAAATAAAGGATCTTTTCAAGTTTTCAAGGTTTGCTCAGTACAACACAGGAACTTGTTAGAACATTATTAATAAGGTTTCTTGAACCTGAAGACCCTTTAAGATAGTTTGGAATCAATCTGTAttacctaataataataataataataataatgcttgattttatatagctcTTTTTCTAcacacccaaagacgcttcacattgtgcattattcattcacaccatacttggCGGTCGttagctactagccacagctgccctggggcagactgacctGAGCGAAATTGGATCCCACCAGATGCATATTTTCATGGACTCGCTTCAGCATAGCTTGGAAGCCTGGATCTGTGTATTCATACCTTCTTCCAAACACAAATGCTGATATAATATTTGAAGTAATAGAAATCATCAACTGGGTGTTGTTAAAGGCTTTACCTGAGCGAAAAACAATGATGGTTTAAGAAAGTATAAAACAGAGAACAGTTGAGAACAGTACTTAAGAACAGTTTGAGAACAGTACTTAAGTACAAATAACATTACCATCATATTTTTCAAAACTTTCAATGAGGTGGTGACATTCCTCAATTATTCTTTCCTCGGTAATGCTCTTGCCCATTCCAAAATCCTTCAGTGTAGACAGAGCAAAACGCCTCATTTCTTTCCATGTGTCACCATTGCTAAAGACTATACCTGGAAGCAGAAGCGGTTGTTTAATTTGGAAGAGTAAGACAATTTAAAAGTTgcaaaaacaggaagcaaaatGTTTTCTCACCATTTCCTTTATTGAGGTCATGGAACAAAGGAGCGACGTATCTCTCTCCAAACTCTTCAGCATGATAGACCAGAGCCTGTTTGACTGTCTGGTATCCTGTAAGAACCACCACCTTCTTTGGACCCAAGTAGACGGTGAACACTGATCCATATGTTTTGGACAGCTGAAAAAGGTGGAGGCAGGTACTTTTGAGACTCACTGTCTGAGATTGCaaattgtaattgtaatttaCTGATAGGTAGCGAACACATTGCTGCATATGCAAATTACATAAAACATAACAGGTGACATAAATAATCAATTGTTTTCTAATAAAGCAATTGAAACAACAAACagtgtattaataataaaaaacccaaaagtctcacatttagaaaagagatgTCGAGTCTCTTGAGATCCACCTGAAGTACGTTACCGAGCAGGGGGAGAGGTTTAGGTCCTGGAGGCTCTTTGCTCTTTTCTTGGGAGCTGAGGCTGGAGTAAAGAATGTGTAGCACCAACACGGCCACAATGAGCACCACCACAGAAGCTGAGGTGGCGGGCTGGAAAATATCTTCAAACATGACCTGGACCCTTGGATGCTTTCAGGAATACAAAATCTCCTTGATCTAATCCGATGAGTCTGTTGGCAGATGGCAACATTTGCAACATGTCACAGTGATAATGGCCTGCTTTACCTTCCCTGCCTTTTAAAGGAATGAAAGTAAAGAAACTGGTTTTGCTGCTCTGCGCGGATTCTAGTTTGTCATGGTGACCCCCATTGTGGAATCTGAAGCGAGTGTTGGGCGGGTTCGAATACATTTCATCTGTCATCCAATTGGCTCCTTGAGATGTAACTGAATTGTGAGGAACAGTCCCAGTCATTGAGGTCACATCTCAACACTTGAGTCAAAAGTGCTGTTTTGTACTCTTTTTCAGATATACA from Brachionichthys hirsutus isolate HB-005 chromosome 16, CSIRO-AGI_Bhir_v1, whole genome shotgun sequence includes these protein-coding regions:
- the LOC137905390 gene encoding cytochrome P450 2K1-like; the protein is MFEDLLQSSTSVSLLVVAGVLLGLHLVYSAFCSKENTRAPPGPKPLPLLGNLLQLDFKRLDISLLNLSKKYGSVFTVYFGSKKVVVLAGYKTVKQALVDQDEDFGERSVSPIFNDINKGYGIVFSNGITWQEMKPFALTALRSLETKGLTEEKIIEECHQLIKSFQQYNGKAFDNSRTLACAAINIISALTFGRRYEYTDPVLQAMVDQDLLSISHLKSTSIQMYNIFPWLGPFIKNRRDLVKGAEIKKEESERIIADLKETLIPGKTRCYVDEFLIHRSKLEESEIRHSQYNDVSLVHCVRNLFQTGTITAENKIKWSLLLMAKYPRIQDQVQEELRRVVGRRQVRVWDRKYMPYTDAVLHEIHRFANIIPMAVPHRTSRDVTFQGYFIKKGTTVFPLLTSVLFDESEWENPHTFNPSRFLDKDGKLIRKDAFLPFSAGRRVCLGEGLARMELFLFLTSLLQQFRFTPPPGVTEDEMDLTPVAGVVLHPSPYELCAVNLY
- the LOC137905391 gene encoding cytochrome P450 2K1-like, which gives rise to MFEDIFQPATSASVVVLIVAVLVLHILYSSLSSQEKSKEPPGPKPLPLLGNVLQVDLKRLDISFLNLSKTYGSVFTVYLGPKKVVVLTGYQTVKQALVYHAEEFGERYVAPLFHDLNKGNGIVFSNGDTWKEMRRFALSTLKDFGMGKSITEERIIEECHHLIESFEKYDGKAFNNTQLMISITSNIISAFVFGRRYEYTDPGFQAMLKRVHENMHLVGSNFAQMYNMFPWLGRFLKNWRVTMKNSEENREKQKRIIADLKESLNPEMCRCFIDAFLIHKLKLEKSEIKDSQYHEENMVNIVMQLFAAGTDTTANTLQWSLLYMAKYPHVQDQVQEELIRVIGSRQVRVEDRKYLPYTDAVIHEAQRFANIAPLAIPHRTSQDVTFQGYFIKKGTSVVVLLSSVLFDESEWESPHTFNPSHFLDKEGRFIRRDAFLPFSAGRRVCLGEGLARMELFLFFTSLLQRFRFTPPPGVTEDELDLTPVAGLTFCTSPHELCAVVRELL